From one Syngnathoides biaculeatus isolate LvHL_M chromosome 12, ASM1980259v1, whole genome shotgun sequence genomic stretch:
- the sec23ip gene encoding SEC23-interacting protein produces MADRKNNNVPNPGANLLFSGAPEFNFNLPFMPVSQASGPAVLSGEDSTDVGEEDSFLGQCSGNVQAPSTFSYFSNPVTSSDPFASIGQPPCPPLSAAAMCAVTASLPCSANVASTLPPSSQLNTTSAVFGSTVYQSPMGRHTPPPSTVTPPPPPQMQPHSHNPYRHTATSSKTSPYIPAPEVLPPSHTSPRNPYSVTSGSQSFPLSGPTFTKPPPNHMQAPPAPQPPANPAGAVVPAGPMMQYNYNVYEPIQPHWFFCKLVESKSLWLPFSIIDSLQLEETYNSVQPDPENVIVRTDGGRFDVHLYDRTRSAVYWEEEDSEVRRCTWFYKGDTDSRFIPYSEEFSEKLEAEYKKAVSTNQWHRRLEFPSGETIVMHNPKVIVQFQSSSIPDEWGTNQDGQTRPRVVKRGIDDDHDQVPDGELPKVDHLVFMVHGIGPVCDLRFRSMVECVDDFRSVSLKLLQSHFKKPLDNHAISRVEFLPVQWHTALHGDATGVDRRIKKITLPSTGRLRHFTNETLLDVLFYNSPTYCQTIMDTVAFEINRLHTLFLKRNPDYKGTVSVSGHSLGSLILFDLLSNQKTDVTPPVMPTVNGEAKEVAAQVPQAVIPPDAEEQPKEEELEDLSNVLEHLGLSEYKNTFDEEKIDLESFLMCTIEDLKDMGIPLGPRKKMAKFVKERVTKEEKKDDVRVVSLVAEPTQAAQTGTEKNLPPGVSSIHVDYNYFEVGTGQVSVVYHNLNFSPVNFFALGSPIGMFLTVRGLEKIEENYQLPTCKGFFNIYHPLDPVAYRIEPMIISDLELKPVLIPHHKGRKRLHLELKESLSRMGSDLKHGFISSLRSAWQTLNDFARAHTSSAQLQAELAMVANQIEEQEKRAQDLSEQRPSEIPEPHKEEEPQVRIGMLNGGNRIDFVLQEKPIESFNEYLFALQSHLCYWQSEDTALLILKEIYKSMGVQPEHMVH; encoded by the exons ATGGCAGAtagaaaaaacaataatgttcCTAACCCCGGCGCAAATCTGTTATTTAGTGGGGCTCCGGAGTTTAACTTCAATTTGCCTTTTATGCCAGTGAGTCAGGCCTCTGGTCCGGCGGTGCTGTCGGGGg AGGATTCTACTGACGTTGGTGAGGAAGACAGCTTTTTGGGTCAGTGTTCTGGAAATGTACAAGCTCCTTCTACCTTCAGCTACTTCTCCAACCCAGTAACCAGCAGTGACCCGTTTGCATCTATTGGCCAACCACCATGCCCACCGCTTTCAGCAGCAGCCATGTGTGCTGTCACGGCATCTCTTCCTTGCAGTGCTAATGTGGCCTCTACGTTGCCTCCTAGCTCACAGTTGAACACAACCTCTGCTGTTTTCGGCAGCACAGTGTATCAGAGCCCAATGGGACGCCATACTCCTCCCCCTAGTACAGTGACCCCGCCACCACCGCCGCAGATGCAACCACACAGTCATAATCCTTATAGACACACAGCCACCAGCAGCAAAACCAGTCCTTATATTCCCGCTCCAGAGGTCCTGCCGCCGAGCCACACATCCCCTCGCAATCCCTACTCTGTTACCTCGGGGTCACAATCATTCCCGCTGTCAGGACCCACATTCACAAAG CCTCCTCCCAATCACATGCAGGCACCACCAGCACCACAACCTCCAGCCAACCCTGCTGGTGCAGTCGTGCCCGCTGGTCCCATGATGCAGTACAACTACAATGTATATGAACCGATTCAGCCTCACTGGTTCTTTTGCAAGCTAGTGGAGTCCAAAAGCCTGTGGCTTCCTTTCAGCATCATTGACTCCCTCCAGCTCGAGGAGACGTATAACTCTG TTCAACCAGATCCAGAAAATGTGATCGTGCGCACAGACGGAGGTCGTTTTGATGTACACCTCTACGACCGAACACGGTCAGCTGTTTACTGGGAGGAGGAGGATTCAGAGGTTCGCCGCTGCACCTGGTTTTACAAAGGGGATACAGATAGTCGCTTCATCCCATACTCTGAGGAATTCAGCGAGAAACTAGAG GCAGAATACAAGAAAGCTGTATCTACCAACCAATGGCACCGTAGACTGGAGTTCCCATCTGGAGAAACCATTGTCATGCACAATCCAAAG GTGATAGTGCAGTTCCAGTCCTCCTCCATACCTGATGAGTGGGGCACGAATCAGGATGGACAAACCAGGCCCAGAGTGGTGAAGAGAGGGATTGATGATGACCATGATCAAGTTCCTGATG GCGAGCTCCCTAAAGTTGACCATCTTGTTTTCATGGTTCATGGAATTGGTCCCGTATGTGACCTGAGGTTTCGGAGCATGGTTGAGTGTG TGGATGACTTCCGCAGTGTGTCGTTGAAGCTGCTGCAGAGTCACTTTAAGAAACCCTTGGACAATCACGCCATCAGTCGGGTGGAGTTCCTGCCGGTCCAGTGGCACACGGCTCTTCATGGAGATGCCACAGGGGTGGACAG GAGaataaagaaaatcacattacCCAGCACTGGACGATTACGTCACTTTACAAATGAGACATTGTTAGATGTACTATTCTACAACAGTCCTACTTACTGCCAGACCATCATGGACACCGTTGCCTTCGAGATTAACAGACTTCATACCCTGTTCTTGAAGAGGAACCCTGATTATAAAGGAACAGTGTCTGTTTCCGGGCACAGCTTGG GGTCTCTTATCCTCTTTGACCTGCTGTCAAATCAAAAGACTGATGTGACACCTCCTGTGATGCCCACCGTCAACGGAGAAGCCAAAGAG GTGGCAGCCCAGGTTCCACAGGCAGTCATCCCTCCAGATGCTGAGGAGCAGCCCAAAGAAGAGGAGCTCGAGGATCTTTCCAATGTGCTTGAACATCTTGGCCTGTCAGAGTACAAGAATACCTTTGACGAGGAAAAGATTGACCTTGAATCTTTT CTCATGTGCACCATTGAGGACTTGAAGGATATGGGTATTCCACTTGGCCCGCGGAAGAAAATGGCCAAATTTGTCAAAGAAAGAGTGACTAAAGAG GAGAAAAAAGATGACGTCCGGGTGGTCAGTCTAGTTGCAGAGCCCACACAAGCTGCTCAGACTGGTACTGAGAAGAATCTGCCGCCAGGTGTCTCCTCCATCCACGTTGACTACAACTACTTTGAAGTTGGCACCGGACAG GTGTCAGTGGTCTATCACAATCTAAACTTCAGTCCAGTTAATTTCTTTGCCCTGGGATCTCCAATCGGCATGTTCTTGACTGTCAGAGGCCTGGAGAAGATTGAAGAGAACTATCAGCTGCCAACGTGCAAAGGATTCTTTAATATTTACCATCCG TTGGACCCAGTGGCATACAGGATTGAGCCCATGATAATATCGGACTTGGAGCTGAAGCCAGTTTTGATACCGCATCACAAAGGAAGGAAAAGGCTGCATCTTG AGCTGAAGGAGAGTCTGTCTCGGATGGGCTCAGACCTGAAGCACGGTTTTATCAGTTCGTTGAGGAGCGCGTGGCAGACACTCAACGACTTTGCTCGCGCCCACACGTCGTCTGCTCAACTTCAGGCAGAGTTGGCTATGGTGGCCAATCAGATTGAAGAGCAGGAGAAAAGAGCGCAAGATC TTTCAGAGCAAAGACCATCAGAGATCCCCGAACCACACAAAGAGGAGGAGCCTCAGGTTCGGATCGGGATGTTGAATGGAGGGAATCGGATCGACTTTGTCCTGCAGGAGAAGCCCATTGAGAGTTTTAATGAGTACCTGTTTGCCCTCCAGAGTCATCTCTGCTACTG GCAATCTGAAGACACAgctctgcttatcctcaaggagATCTACAAAAGCATGGGAGTCCAGCCAGAACACATGGTGCATTAG
- the csgalnact2 gene encoding chondroitin sulfate N-acetylgalactosaminyltransferase 2, with product MPRRGLLLHGRVRWLFLGLLLLLVLLFFAYLLECTPQADVSLVLPGIAGEPYGKEYYQALLQEQEDRHLNRASSLKRQISQLKQELQEMSEKLKLLQDKKELPEVQGLAENKDQEPGDLLDYLHSQIDKAEVNTGARLPSEYALVPFESFTSSKVYQLEMGLTRHPEEKPVRKDRRDELVEVIEAALEIINNPDEEDGVEDDVPMQRQTYKEGHFIEGMYRTERDKGSLYELFFAKKESRTFRHVTLFRPFGPLMKVRSTTVDASGIIINIIVPLAGRVETFLQFLHNFREVCVQQDKRVHLTVVYFGQEGLRDVKSSLETMSREESFSNYTLIPVDEEFSRGRGLDIGAHAWSKGDVLMFFCDVDIHFTSDFLNTCRLHADPNKKVFYPVVFSLYNPAIVYGNMELAPPVELQLVHKKDAGFWRDFGFGMTCQYRSDFLNIGGFDLDVKGWGVEDVHLYRKYLRSDLVVIRTPVSSLFHLWHEKQCADELTPEQYRMCIQSKAMNEASHSHLGMLVFREEIEAHLRKQAFKPQSKAAD from the exons ATGCCCAGAAGGGGGTTGCTGCTCCACGGCCGGGTCCGCTGGCTCTTCCTGGGCCTCTTACTGCTGCTGGTACTGCTGTTTTTCGCCTACCTGCTGGAGTGCACCCCTCAAGCTGACGTCAGCCTGGTCCTGCCCGGCATAGCGGGGGAGCCTTACGGAAAGGAGTACTACCAGGCCCTGCTTCAGGAGCAGGAGGACCGCCACCTAAATCGCGCCTCCAGTCTGAAGCGGCAAATTTCACAGCTCAAGCAGGAGCTGCAGGAAATGAGCGAGAAGCTGAAGCTCCTGCAGGACAAGAAGGAGCTCCCCGAGGTGCAGGGCTTGGCCGAGAACAAGGACCAAGAGCCGGGAGATCTGCTGGATTATTTGCACTCCCAAATCGACAAGGCTGAGGTGAACACGGGGGCGCGCCTGCCCAGCGAGTATGCCCTGGTACCCTTTGAGAGCTTCACCTCGTCCAAGGTTTACCAGCTGGAGATGGGACTGACACGACACCCGGAGGAGAAACCTGTTCGCAAAGATCGCCGAGACGAACTGGTGGAGGTCATCGAGGCCGCGCTGGAAATAATCAACAACCCTGACGAGGAGGACGGCGTGGAGGACGACGTGCCGATGCAGAGGCAAACCTACAAGGAGGGCCACTTCATAGAAG GCATGTACAGGACTGAGCGGGACAAAGGGTCACTTTACGAGCTCTTCTTTGCGAAAAAGGAGTCTCGCACCTTCCGCCACGTCACCCTCTTCAGGCCTTTCGGTCCGCTGATGAAAGTCAGAAGCACAACTGTCGACGCGTCTGGAATAATTATCAACATCATTGTGCCATTGGCGGGCAGAGTAGAAACCTTTTTACAGTTCTTGCATAACTTCAG GGAGGTGTGTGTACAGCAGGACAAGCGAGTTCATCTCACGGTGGTTTATTTCGGGCAAGAGGGGCTTCGAGATGTCAAATCATCTCTGGAAACAATGTCAAG ggAGGAGAGTTTCTCTAATTACACTCTGATCCCAGTGGATGAGGAGTTTTCCCGAGGTCGGGGGCTGGATATTGGAGCACACGCTTGGAGCAAAGGCGACGTGCTCATGTTTTTCTGTGACGTCGACATCCATTTCACGTCGGACTTCCTTAATACGTGTCGTCTCCATGCAGATCCAA ACAAAAAAGTATTCTATCCAGTGGTGTTTAGTCTGTACAATCCTGCCATAGTTTATGGAAATATGGAGCTGGCTCCACCTGTTGAACTTCAGCTG GTTCACAAAAAGGATGCTGGTTTTTGGAGAGATTTCGGCTTCGGTATGACGTGTCAGTATCGCTCAGACTTCCTAAATATTG GGGGTTTCGATCTTGACGTGAAAGGCTGGGGTGTAGAAGACGTCCACTTGTACAGGAAATATCTTCGGAGTGACCTCGTAGTGATCCGGACGCCGGTGTCCAGTCTATTCCACCTGTGGCATGAGAAGCAGTGCGCAGACGAGCTGACTCCAGAACAGTACCGCATGTGCATCCAGTCCAAAGCCATGAATGAGGCCTCCCACTCCCACCTCGGAATGCTGGTGTTCCGGGAGGAGATTGAGGCTCACCTCCGCAAGCAGGCCTTCAAGCCTCAGAGCAAAGCAGCGGACTGA